Below is a window of Caldichromatium japonicum DNA.
GGTCGAAGGCAGACTCGCCCCCCAGGTCACTGCCAAGGACCTGGCGCTATACCTTATCGGTCAGATCGGGACCGCAGGGGGGACCGGCTATGTGATCGAGTTCGCCGGCGAGACGGTAAGGGCGCTTTCGATGGAGGGGCGCATGACCCTGTGCAACATGGCGATCGAGGCGGGCGCGCGCGCCGGTCTCGTCGGGGTGGATGACAAGACCATCGACTATCTGCGCGGCAGGCCCTTGGCCCCCCAGGGCGAGCGCTTCGAGCAGGCCGCCCAGTATTGGCGCACCCTGGTCAGCGATCCGGGCGCCGCCTTCGATCGGACGATCCGCATCGATGCCGCCCAGATCGCGCCCCAGGTCACCTGGGGCACCTCACCTGAGATGGTGACCTCAATTGCGGGCGTTGTCCCTGACCCCAAGGATGAAGCCGATCCGGTCAAGGCCAGCGGGATGGCGCGCGCACTAGAATATATGGGCCTGGTGCCTGGAACACCGATCGCTGAGATCCAGATCGACAAGGTCTTCATCGGCTCATGTACCAACTCGCGCATCGAGGACCTGCGCGCCGCGGCTGCCGTGGTGCGGGGTAGGCGGATCGCCGATTCGCTCAAACAGGCCCTGGTCGTCCCGGGATCGGGTCTCGTCAAGGCCCAGGCCGAGGCCGAAGGGTTGGATCGGGTCTTTAAAGATGCTGGATTCGAGTGGCGCGAGCCCGGATGTTCAATGTGTCTGGCGATGAACGCCGACCGGCTCGAGCCTGGGGAGCGCTGCGCCTCGACCTCCAACCGCAACTTCGAGGGGCGCCAGGGCCCAGGCGGACGCACCCATCTGCTCAGCCCACCCATGGCCGCCGCTGCGGCGATCGCCGGTCGTTTTGTCGATGTGAGGACGCTGTAATGGAACCGTTGCAAAACCATACCGGTGTCGTAGCGCCCCTTGACCGCGCCAATGTCGATACCGATGCCATCATCCCCAAGCAATTTTTAAAAAGCATCCAGCGCACGGGATTTGGGCCCTATCTCTTCGATGAGTGGCGCTATCTGGATCACGGCGAACCGGGAATGGATTGCAGCAAGCGCCCGCACAACCCGGATTTCATCCTCAATGACCCCCGCTATCGGCACGCCTCGATCCTCCTGACCCGCGAGAACTTCGGCTGTGGGTCATCGCGCGAGCATGCCCCCTGGGCCCTACACGATTTCGGGATTCGGGTGATCCTTGCGCCGAGCTTCGCTGACATCTTTTTTAACAACTGCTTCAAGAACGGTCTGCTGCCGATCTCTCTACCGCACGAGGTGATCGATCGGCTCTTCGTCAAGGCGACCCAGCCCGAGCCCTTGCAGATCAGCGTCGATCTGCCGGCGCAGACCTTGACCCTCAGCGACGGCGAGGTGATCGCCTTTACCATTGACCCTGCCAACAAAAGGCGTCTGCTCGAGGGGCTGGATGACATCGGTCTGACCCTCCAATTTGCCGATCAGATCCGTACCTATGAAGAGCGCCGGCGCCTCGAGGCGCCTTGGCTGTTTATCTGAAACTCAGATCGGGGAGTCTCCATTGAGCAAAAAGGTTTTGGTTCTCGCGGGGGATGGCATCGGGCCGGAGATCGTGGCCGAGGCCGTCAAGGTCTTAAAGGCTCTGCAAGATCAGGGCGCTATCGATATAGTCCTGGAAGAGGGATTGGTTGGGGGTGCGGCCTATGATGCCTGTGGTGATCCCCTACCCGAGGAGACCTTGGCAGCAGCCAAGTCCGCCGATGCGGTCCTGCTCGGCGCGGTCGGCGGCCCCAAATGGGAGCCTCTGCCGATCGCCAAGCGCCCCGAAAAGGGGCTGTTGGGTCTGCGTTCTGGATTGGGGCTGTTTGCGAATCTGCGCCCAGCGGTCCTCTATCCCCAGTTGATCGACGCCTCGACCCTAAAGCCGGAGGTCGTCTCTGGTCTGGACCTCATGATCGTGCGCGAGCTGACCGGCGACATCTATTTCGGGCAGCCGCGGGGGGTCGAGACCCTACCCTCGGGCGAGCGGCGGGGGGTCAACACCATGGTCTACACAGAGTCCGAGATCGAGCGCATCCTGCGGGTGGCATTTGAGCTTGCCCGCAAGCGCCGCCACCGGCTCTGTTCGGTTGATAAGGCCAATGTGCTCGAATGCACTGAACTCTGGCGCGAGGTGGCAACCCGCCTGTCTGCCGACTATCCGGATGTCGAGCTCAGCCATATGTATGTGGACAACGCTGCCATGCAACTGGTGCGCGCGCCCAAGCAGTTCGATGTCATGGTCACCGGCAATCTATTCGGTGATATCCTGTCGGACTGCGCAGCCATGCTCACCGGCTCGATCGGGATGCTGCCCTCGGCCTCGCTCAATGAGCGGGGGCAGGGGATGTATGAGCCGATCCACGGCTCGGCGCCCGACATCGCCGGACGCGGGGTCGCCAACCCGATCGCCACTATCCTTTCGGTCGCCATGATGTTGCGCCACTCGCTTGCGGCGCCCGATGCGGCTTCGTGCGTCGAGACAGCGGTGGCCAGGGTGCTCGATGAGGGGTTGCGCACGGCAGATATCATGACCCCTGGCATGCGTCAGGTCGGCACCGCCGAGATGGGAGATGCCATCGTCGCAGCACTCGGGCAAAGCGACTAACATAAGCCAGCAGAGCAGCCGATGTTCGTTGAAGAGGGGCAAGGTTCAGGTCGATGCTCGGGGCGCGGCCTGCCCCCCTCTCCAGGGATCAGCGCTGGCATATACCTTGATTGGCTTGGGTTCTGGCAATAAGGGGTGTGTCTTGAATAAGCGGGTTGGCTTTGTCGGCTGGCGGGGGATGGTGGGCTCGGTCCTGATGGAACGGATGCAGGCCGAGGATGACTTTGTTCTGATCTCCGAGCCAGTCTTCTTTTCGACCTCACAGGCGGGGGAGCTTGGGCCCGATGTCGGCAGGGGGCGGGCGCCGCTGCGCGATGCCATGGCACTCGATGCCCTCGCCGAGATGGACGTCATCCTGAGCTGTCAGGGGGGGGACTATACCAAGTCGATCCATCCCAGATTGCGCACAGCAGGCTGGCAGGGCTATTGGATCGATGCCGCATCCGCTCTGCGGATGGAACCGGAGGCCACCATCGTTCTCGATCCAGTTAACCGTCCGCTCATCGACGCCGCGCTCGCTGCCGGCAAGCGCGACTTCATCGGTGGCAATTGCACTGTCAGCCTGATGCTCATGGCGATCGGCGGGCTGTTCAAGGCGGAGGTCGTCGAGTGGGTGAGCTCGATGACCTATCAGGCTGCCTCGGGTGCAGGCGCCAAGCATATGCGCGAGCTTCTGGCGCAGATGGGTGTATTGCATGCCGCCGCCGCCCCTTTGCTGGCCGATCCGTCCTCGGCGATCCTCGAGATCGACCGGCGGGTGACCGAGGCCTTACGCGGGCCTGCGCTTCCAACCGAACACTTTGGGGCGCCGCTGGCCGGCAGCCTGATCCCTTGGATCGATGTCGCGCTCCCAAACGGCCAAAGCCGTGAAGAGTGGAAA
It encodes the following:
- the leuC gene encoding 3-isopropylmalate dehydratase large subunit produces the protein MAPKTLYDKLWESHVVRIDETGTALLYIDRQLIHEVTSPQAFEGLRLAARRPWRPSANLAVPDHNVPTCDRASGISDPVSRLQVETLTANCHEFGITELGMDDPRQGIVHVIGPEQGFTLPGTTVVCGDSHTSTHGAFGALAFGIGTSEVEHVLATQTLPQRRSKTMLIAVEGRLAPQVTAKDLALYLIGQIGTAGGTGYVIEFAGETVRALSMEGRMTLCNMAIEAGARAGLVGVDDKTIDYLRGRPLAPQGERFEQAAQYWRTLVSDPGAAFDRTIRIDAAQIAPQVTWGTSPEMVTSIAGVVPDPKDEADPVKASGMARALEYMGLVPGTPIAEIQIDKVFIGSCTNSRIEDLRAAAAVVRGRRIADSLKQALVVPGSGLVKAQAEAEGLDRVFKDAGFEWREPGCSMCLAMNADRLEPGERCASTSNRNFEGRQGPGGRTHLLSPPMAAAAAIAGRFVDVRTL
- the leuD gene encoding 3-isopropylmalate dehydratase small subunit; this translates as MEPLQNHTGVVAPLDRANVDTDAIIPKQFLKSIQRTGFGPYLFDEWRYLDHGEPGMDCSKRPHNPDFILNDPRYRHASILLTRENFGCGSSREHAPWALHDFGIRVILAPSFADIFFNNCFKNGLLPISLPHEVIDRLFVKATQPEPLQISVDLPAQTLTLSDGEVIAFTIDPANKRRLLEGLDDIGLTLQFADQIRTYEERRRLEAPWLFI
- the leuB gene encoding 3-isopropylmalate dehydrogenase, whose protein sequence is MSKKVLVLAGDGIGPEIVAEAVKVLKALQDQGAIDIVLEEGLVGGAAYDACGDPLPEETLAAAKSADAVLLGAVGGPKWEPLPIAKRPEKGLLGLRSGLGLFANLRPAVLYPQLIDASTLKPEVVSGLDLMIVRELTGDIYFGQPRGVETLPSGERRGVNTMVYTESEIERILRVAFELARKRRHRLCSVDKANVLECTELWREVATRLSADYPDVELSHMYVDNAAMQLVRAPKQFDVMVTGNLFGDILSDCAAMLTGSIGMLPSASLNERGQGMYEPIHGSAPDIAGRGVANPIATILSVAMMLRHSLAAPDAASCVETAVARVLDEGLRTADIMTPGMRQVGTAEMGDAIVAALGQSD
- the asd gene encoding aspartate-semialdehyde dehydrogenase; this encodes MVGSVLMERMQAEDDFVLISEPVFFSTSQAGELGPDVGRGRAPLRDAMALDALAEMDVILSCQGGDYTKSIHPRLRTAGWQGYWIDAASALRMEPEATIVLDPVNRPLIDAALAAGKRDFIGGNCTVSLMLMAIGGLFKAEVVEWVSSMTYQAASGAGAKHMRELLAQMGVLHAAAAPLLADPSSAILEIDRRVTEALRGPALPTEHFGAPLAGSLIPWIDVALPNGQSREEWKGQAETNKILGISEHLIPVDGVCARVGAMRCHSQGLTIKLKRDLEIDEIVSLIQAANDWVQVVPNDRAETLRALSPAAVTGSLTVAVGRLRKMNLGSQYLCAFTVGDQLLWGAAEPLRRMLRILLET